Proteins from one Paenibacillus amylolyticus genomic window:
- a CDS encoding MerR family transcriptional regulator, whose translation MLTIGEVAKKVEVSIGAIRFYERKGLLKPAVRSEQNNRLYSEDDLNWLVFIKCLRETGMSVEDIKKYYDQVNEGTSTLKERTKLIEDQKQKLLNDIEEKKRSLFTWITNWSAIIAEKIIKIVLCTDEKTEKIRQSVIAV comes from the coding sequence ATGTTAACCATTGGAGAAGTAGCGAAAAAAGTCGAGGTTTCAATCGGAGCGATCCGCTTTTACGAAAGAAAAGGACTGCTGAAACCTGCTGTACGAAGTGAACAGAATAACCGTCTTTATTCGGAGGATGATCTGAACTGGCTGGTCTTTATCAAATGTCTTCGTGAAACGGGCATGAGTGTGGAGGATATCAAAAAGTATTATGATCAGGTTAATGAAGGTACCTCTACTCTGAAGGAAAGAACCAAGCTGATTGAAGATCAGAAGCAAAAGTTGCTGAATGATATTGAGGAGAAAAAGCGCAGCTTGTTCACTTGGATAACAAATTGGAGCGCTATTATCGCGGAGAAAATTATTAAGATAGTTCTGTGTACAGATGAAAAAACAGAAAAAATCAGGCAGTCAGTAATCGCTGTCTAA
- a CDS encoding ATP-binding cassette domain-containing protein, producing MHYASEDGQVRKALDGVSLTVHQGEWISIVGANGSGKSTLAGLLIGFIPLSGGVRHISDELTVRGVLQQPDAQVLGDTIEEEFHYALSQLMNTVEEQLEHRQDALHTVGLQYPRIWPSHSYQVDRNNCLTSPSHSQPNRTY from the coding sequence GTGCATTATGCTTCGGAAGATGGTCAAGTGAGGAAAGCGCTGGATGGTGTCTCACTTACGGTGCATCAAGGAGAATGGATTAGTATTGTAGGGGCAAATGGCAGTGGGAAAAGCACGCTTGCCGGACTACTCATCGGATTCATTCCACTATCGGGAGGGGTGCGGCATATCTCAGATGAACTTACTGTTCGGGGTGTATTGCAGCAACCGGATGCACAGGTATTGGGGGACACGATTGAAGAGGAATTTCATTATGCATTGTCACAATTAATGAATACTGTAGAAGAACAATTGGAGCACAGGCAGGACGCATTACATACCGTAGGACTTCAATATCCCCGGATATGGCCATCTCACAGTTATCAGGTGGACAGAAACAACTGCTTAACATCGCCGTCGCACTCGCAGCCAAACCGGACATACTGA
- a CDS encoding response regulator transcription factor, whose translation MKLSSGIKILLADDEPHILQFLELGLSNEGFDVRTAPDGAAALELALEFKPHMAILDVMMPEMDGFEVVERLRKTGAQLGVIMLTAKDEVEDRVKGLWLGADDYMIKPFAFDELLARIQARLRNQFPLLIGAVTHGPFRIDDQRKEITYQNQVLELSPTEYELLKFIVLNHGIVLSKATILSRVWGYDFGGEENIVEVYVRSLRDKLGDKEHRLIRTLRGVGYRVDL comes from the coding sequence ATGAAGCTTAGCAGCGGAATTAAAATACTATTGGCTGATGATGAACCGCATATTTTACAATTTCTAGAGCTGGGACTAAGCAATGAAGGCTTCGATGTGCGGACTGCACCCGATGGAGCAGCTGCACTCGAGTTGGCGCTTGAATTCAAGCCTCATATGGCTATTCTGGATGTCATGATGCCAGAGATGGATGGATTCGAAGTGGTTGAGCGTCTGCGTAAGACCGGAGCTCAGCTTGGCGTGATTATGCTGACAGCGAAGGACGAGGTCGAGGATCGGGTTAAGGGCCTTTGGCTTGGTGCTGACGACTATATGATCAAGCCCTTTGCCTTCGATGAGCTGCTCGCCCGAATCCAGGCCAGACTGCGCAATCAATTTCCTTTGTTAATCGGAGCCGTCACTCACGGTCCTTTCCGCATTGATGATCAGCGCAAAGAAATCACCTATCAGAATCAGGTTCTGGAGTTATCTCCCACTGAATATGAGCTTCTGAAATTTATTGTGCTCAATCATGGGATTGTACTTAGCAAAGCGACCATTCTAAGCCGGGTGTGGGGGTATGATTTTGGCGGAGAAGAAAATATTGTGGAGGTATACGTTCGCTCCTTGCGCGACAAACTCGGGGATAAAGAGCATAGACTCATTCGCACGCTTCGGGGTGTCGGGTACAGGGTGGATCTCTGA
- a CDS encoding GNAT family protein: protein MREIDYSQYFWQDDKVRLRALREEDWEDHYYNRFDTPARRLLECAVELPPTHVEAKNFTENFSDFSLAKGRIMFTIVNMDGENVGAVNLNSIDERNGTFSIGIQIDRDHRGKGYGTRAVRILLNYAFFERRLNKFNDYVLQGNEPSAAMMRKLGCVQEGVRRQVIYTDGKYQDLILFGLTKDEFMVKEGLV from the coding sequence ATGAGAGAGATCGATTATAGTCAATATTTTTGGCAGGATGACAAGGTCAGATTACGCGCTTTGCGTGAGGAAGACTGGGAAGATCATTATTATAACCGCTTTGATACACCTGCCCGTCGGTTATTGGAGTGCGCAGTAGAGTTACCGCCAACTCATGTTGAGGCTAAGAATTTCACGGAAAACTTCTCTGATTTTTCATTAGCCAAAGGACGAATCATGTTTACCATTGTAAATATGGATGGTGAGAATGTCGGAGCTGTGAATCTAAACAGCATTGATGAGAGGAACGGTACCTTTAGCATTGGAATTCAGATTGACAGGGATCATCGGGGTAAAGGATATGGAACCAGAGCCGTTCGAATCTTGCTGAACTATGCCTTCTTCGAGCGCAGGCTCAACAAATTTAATGATTATGTACTTCAAGGGAATGAACCTTCCGCAGCCATGATGAGAAAACTTGGATGTGTGCAGGAAGGTGTGCGTCGCCAGGTGATCTATACCGATGGAAAATACCAGGATCTGATTCTCTTTGGATTAACCAAAGACGAGTTTATGGTTAAAGAGGGGCTTGTTTAA
- a CDS encoding GNAT family N-acetyltransferase — protein MNQPIQTDELIIDCKDIYLREYRLEDLEKLQEITWQPEVYEFLPGWNALIEERALWLAEYEIPENQRFKQAVMAGGDIGDLYLRMVIVLKENDEFIGWCCSGIKDELPAPNREIMYGISKDFRNRGYTTQALKGMTEYLFEHTNVEILNAIALTTNQASNKVIQKCDFEPLTLIEIENELYNHYQLCKSQGHI, from the coding sequence ATGAACCAACCCATACAAACCGATGAATTAATCATCGACTGCAAGGATATTTATTTGCGCGAGTATCGACTCGAGGATTTGGAGAAACTGCAAGAAATCACATGGCAACCCGAGGTGTATGAATTCCTGCCCGGATGGAACGCTTTAATTGAAGAGAGGGCCCTGTGGCTCGCCGAATATGAAATCCCTGAGAATCAGCGTTTTAAACAAGCTGTGATGGCGGGAGGGGATATCGGAGATTTATACTTACGTATGGTTATCGTACTCAAAGAAAATGATGAGTTCATCGGATGGTGCTGCTCAGGGATCAAGGACGAATTGCCAGCACCCAATCGGGAGATTATGTACGGGATATCGAAAGATTTCAGGAACCGTGGTTATACAACGCAGGCACTAAAAGGAATGACGGAGTATTTGTTTGAACATACCAACGTGGAAATATTAAATGCCATCGCTTTGACTACCAATCAAGCATCCAACAAGGTCATACAGAAATGTGATTTTGAACCGTTAACGTTAATCGAGATTGAAAATGAATTATATAACCATTACCAACTATGTAAGAGCCAAGGTCATATTTGA
- a CDS encoding 6-phospho-beta-glucosidase has protein sequence MTNFEFPKDFLWGGAIAANQAEGAYLEDGKGLSIVDLLPTGENRRSIMKGHVPAFTPLANEFYPSHEAIDFYHRYPEDIALFAEMGFKALRVSIAWARIFPTGEEAQPNEAGLQFYDNLFDELLKHGIEPVVTLAHFDVPVHLIEKYGSWRSRELVTLFEKYARTVFTRYQDKVKYWMTFNEINMLLHLPFLGAGLAFNEGDNIKEIQYQAAHHQLVASALAVKACHEIIPGAMIGCMLAAGSFYPYTCNPEDVFQGMEKDRESYFFIDVQSRGEYPGYAKRFFKDHALNIVMQPGDAEILKNHTVDYIGFSYYSSRTTSTDPEVVKNMTSGNVFGSVANPYLAKSEWGWTIDPKGFRITANQLHDRYQKPLFVVENGFGANDVVTPEGEVDDAYRIDYLKRHVAEMGEAIQDGVNIIGYTSWGPIDIVSASSGEMRKRYGYIYVDRDNEGQGELTRLKKKSFEWYKNVIASNGTNLGEE, from the coding sequence ATGACTAATTTTGAGTTTCCTAAAGATTTTCTATGGGGTGGAGCCATTGCTGCCAATCAGGCGGAGGGCGCGTATCTGGAAGATGGCAAAGGACTGAGTATCGTTGACTTGCTGCCAACAGGAGAGAACCGCAGAAGCATTATGAAAGGCCATGTTCCGGCTTTTACGCCGCTCGCTAACGAGTTCTACCCTTCACATGAAGCGATCGATTTCTATCACCGATACCCTGAAGATATTGCTTTGTTTGCCGAGATGGGATTCAAGGCACTGCGTGTCTCCATTGCCTGGGCACGGATTTTCCCGACAGGAGAAGAGGCACAGCCGAATGAAGCCGGATTGCAATTTTACGATAACCTGTTCGATGAATTATTGAAGCACGGCATTGAGCCTGTCGTTACATTAGCCCACTTCGATGTACCTGTGCACCTGATCGAGAAGTATGGAAGCTGGAGAAGTCGTGAACTGGTAACCTTATTCGAGAAATACGCTAGAACGGTATTCACTCGGTACCAAGACAAGGTGAAATACTGGATGACATTCAATGAGATCAACATGCTGCTTCATCTTCCATTCCTTGGCGCGGGGCTGGCGTTCAATGAAGGCGATAATATCAAGGAAATTCAATATCAGGCTGCTCACCACCAACTGGTTGCAAGTGCACTGGCAGTCAAAGCATGTCATGAGATTATCCCTGGTGCCATGATTGGTTGTATGCTTGCGGCAGGAAGCTTCTACCCGTATACCTGTAATCCGGAAGATGTATTCCAGGGGATGGAGAAAGATAGAGAATCCTATTTCTTTATCGATGTACAGTCACGCGGAGAATATCCGGGTTACGCGAAACGTTTCTTCAAGGATCACGCATTGAACATTGTTATGCAGCCGGGTGATGCGGAAATCTTGAAGAACCACACGGTAGATTATATCGGATTCAGCTACTATTCAAGTCGTACTACGAGTACCGATCCTGAAGTGGTTAAAAATATGACCAGTGGCAATGTATTTGGCTCGGTAGCCAATCCATATCTGGCGAAGTCCGAATGGGGATGGACGATTGACCCGAAAGGATTCCGTATTACTGCCAATCAACTTCATGACCGTTATCAAAAACCGTTGTTTGTCGTTGAGAATGGATTTGGTGCCAATGACGTGGTTACACCAGAAGGTGAAGTGGATGACGCGTACCGAATTGACTACTTGAAACGCCATGTAGCTGAAATGGGTGAGGCTATTCAGGATGGGGTGAACATCATTGGTTACACCAGCTGGGGTCCTATTGATATTGTAAGTGCATCCTCAGGTGAGATGAGAAAACGTTATGGCTACATTTACGTGGATCGTGATAATGAAGGTCAAGGAGAGCTGACACGACTGAAGAAGAAGAGTTTTGAGTGGTACAAAAATGTGATTGCATCCAACGGAACAAACCTGGGTGAAGAGTAG
- a CDS encoding amidohydrolase family protein: MKLDAHQHFWEYNIAEYGWIGEEMKAIRQSFLPQDLEPILAQSGMDGCIAVQARQSLTETEWLLQLADRYDVIKGVVGWVDLCSDDVQNQLERLASNSSLKGVRHVIQDEPDLQYVLREDFQRGISLLQKYDLSYDLLVSKEQLPYAVELVKAFPEQRFVLDHLAKPDIKSGILSPWREALESLAEQPNAYCKLSGMVTEADWANWTSKDFTPYLDIAIEAFGAERLMFGSDWPVSNVSAVYADVYGIITDHIRSLSVSDQERILGGTCAAFYRIL, from the coding sequence ATGAAGCTGGATGCACATCAACATTTCTGGGAATACAATATTGCCGAGTATGGATGGATTGGAGAGGAAATGAAAGCCATTCGTCAGTCTTTTCTCCCACAAGATCTGGAACCTATATTAGCACAATCGGGAATGGACGGATGTATTGCAGTACAAGCCAGACAATCACTGACAGAAACGGAGTGGCTTCTGCAACTGGCAGACCGATACGATGTTATCAAAGGTGTTGTCGGATGGGTGGATCTTTGTTCGGATGATGTTCAAAATCAGCTTGAACGGCTAGCGTCCAATTCTAGTCTGAAGGGTGTGCGTCATGTCATACAGGATGAACCTGATCTTCAGTATGTATTGAGAGAAGACTTTCAGCGGGGAATCTCATTGCTCCAAAAGTATGATTTGTCCTATGATCTGTTGGTATCCAAAGAGCAACTGCCTTATGCTGTTGAATTGGTTAAAGCGTTTCCTGAACAGCGATTCGTACTTGATCATCTAGCCAAACCCGACATAAAATCAGGTATACTCTCACCATGGCGAGAAGCACTGGAGTCATTGGCAGAACAACCGAATGCTTACTGCAAACTTTCAGGGATGGTGACAGAAGCAGACTGGGCAAATTGGACTTCAAAGGACTTCACACCCTATCTGGATATCGCCATTGAAGCCTTTGGTGCGGAACGATTAATGTTCGGCTCCGACTGGCCCGTAAGCAACGTTTCAGCTGTATATGCTGATGTATACGGTATCATTACGGATCACATTCGTTCCTTATCTGTGTCAGATCAAGAGAGGATTCTTGGCGGCACGTGTGCTGCGTTCTATCGAATATTGTAA
- a CDS encoding ATP-binding cassette domain-containing protein gives MAISQLSGGQKQLLNIAVALAAKPDILILDEPTAMLDPGARDRIEAIVQKITRRGTTVIWITHHLEEATLCDRIIAIDRGLCVYDGQPESFFYETETNEKTMLINERLSPCERLGLDPPFTVKTALLLKHKGMRPEAMPLRSEQLAKEVARWRSN, from the coding sequence ATGGCCATCTCACAGTTATCAGGTGGACAGAAACAACTGCTTAACATCGCCGTCGCACTCGCAGCCAAACCGGACATACTGATTCTGGATGAGCCAACAGCCATGCTTGATCCCGGAGCAAGAGACCGCATCGAGGCCATCGTTCAGAAAATCACCCGGCGAGGTACAACCGTAATCTGGATAACGCATCATCTGGAAGAAGCGACCTTGTGTGATCGAATTATTGCTATTGACCGAGGGCTTTGTGTGTACGACGGGCAGCCCGAATCCTTCTTCTATGAGACAGAGACGAATGAGAAGACTATGCTGATAAATGAGCGGCTATCTCCCTGTGAACGGTTAGGGTTGGACCCTCCGTTCACTGTAAAGACTGCGCTATTGCTCAAGCACAAAGGCATGAGGCCAGAAGCCATGCCACTGCGGTCCGAGCAACTGGCTAAGGAGGTCGCACGTTGGAGATCGAATTAA
- a CDS encoding ATP-binding cassette domain-containing protein, protein MEIELTNIRIEASELSRRALLEDINIHLKSGEITLLLGCTGSGKTTLLQTLAGLRPPDAGSVTIDGMPFWQEGKVPQSILLQMGLVFQFPEQQLFARNIQREFAYSLRPYRLTENQQREQITNALNQWDPPVSSDGERRFHLDRSPFALSGERSADWVLLLALRLIHTGCCWMSQAPGWKRKVSGCCWMYWSNIVRQMVGSL, encoded by the coding sequence TTGGAGATCGAATTAACCAATATACGAATAGAAGCATCGGAATTGAGCAGACGAGCACTGCTTGAAGATATAAATATTCATTTGAAGAGTGGGGAAATTACTTTACTGCTGGGCTGTACGGGTTCGGGAAAAACGACTTTACTTCAGACGCTGGCGGGTCTGAGACCTCCCGATGCAGGAAGTGTTACGATAGATGGCATGCCTTTCTGGCAAGAAGGAAAGGTGCCGCAGTCCATTTTATTGCAGATGGGGCTGGTGTTTCAATTCCCGGAACAACAACTGTTTGCCCGAAATATTCAGCGTGAATTCGCATATTCTCTGCGTCCATATCGACTTACAGAGAACCAGCAACGAGAGCAGATCACAAATGCACTGAACCAATGGGACCCGCCTGTATCCTCTGACGGTGAACGCCGTTTTCATCTAGACAGGTCGCCATTTGCCCTCAGTGGGGAGAGAAGCGCAGACTGGGTCTTGCTCTTGGCATTGCGACTAATCCACACTGGCTGCTGCTGGATGAGCCAAGCGCCGGGTTGGAAGCGCAAAGTGTCGGGATGCTGCTGGATGTATTGGAGCAACATCGTCAGGCAGATGGTGGGGTCGTTGTAG
- a CDS encoding CbiQ family ECF transporter T component yields the protein MEAQSVGMLLDVLEQHRQADGGVVVATHDLDTFLPCADRVLLLQEGRLIADLTPRELHERPELLEQTGIGLPPSMRLAQEMRSAGLDLPFTGMTPEEISESIVQSTLVEVGVQNKSKEASGAVIRVAESDNGIENLEGEKAKLLPNTLTQSGGRYGVMDPRLKWILYILLVTAAMLQQRWLGLTLTLVPVVAALAVLPRQTLAGCMKLLKPLLFFFIISTALSGTTLSTEGGGLHFGFSLMQAEGTLLNVYRLFIVTLASLWFSLTTPYGRMVEGLNWVLGIGKKIRLPVASFALAVSLIFRFIPMIWSEWQRFSLIVRARGKVALRPNTVRIRDLGPMVIPLLMALFQRAEDMTIAMEMRKVREHSLLGARSSLLVWSKRDTWISMVGLIGFVLLIWIRE from the coding sequence TTGGAAGCGCAAAGTGTCGGGATGCTGCTGGATGTATTGGAGCAACATCGTCAGGCAGATGGTGGGGTCGTTGTAGCAACCCATGATCTGGATACATTTTTGCCTTGTGCGGATCGGGTATTGTTATTGCAGGAAGGTCGACTAATCGCCGATCTGACTCCGAGAGAACTACATGAGAGGCCTGAGTTGTTGGAGCAGACAGGGATCGGACTGCCCCCTTCAATGCGATTAGCACAGGAGATGAGGTCCGCGGGTCTTGATTTGCCATTTACCGGGATGACGCCAGAGGAGATTTCGGAAAGTATTGTTCAGTCTACGCTAGTTGAGGTGGGCGTTCAGAACAAATCAAAAGAGGCATCTGGAGCGGTAATTAGGGTGGCAGAGAGCGACAATGGGATCGAGAATTTAGAAGGGGAGAAGGCGAAGCTTCTTCCAAACACATTGACTCAATCAGGCGGACGATATGGTGTCATGGACCCGCGTCTGAAATGGATTTTGTATATTTTACTGGTCACCGCAGCGATGCTTCAACAGCGCTGGTTGGGATTGACGTTAACACTGGTGCCAGTAGTGGCAGCACTTGCTGTGCTACCGCGTCAGACTTTGGCTGGATGCATGAAGTTATTGAAGCCACTGTTATTCTTTTTCATCATATCAACGGCGCTATCCGGGACAACCCTTTCAACAGAGGGAGGAGGTCTGCACTTTGGCTTCTCCCTGATGCAGGCAGAGGGCACTTTGCTGAACGTGTATCGTTTGTTTATTGTCACGTTGGCAAGTCTTTGGTTTTCACTGACGACGCCTTATGGGCGAATGGTAGAAGGGCTGAACTGGGTACTCGGTATTGGTAAAAAAATTAGGCTGCCCGTAGCTTCGTTTGCCCTGGCGGTATCGTTAATCTTTCGGTTTATTCCGATGATCTGGAGTGAATGGCAACGGTTCTCGCTGATTGTACGGGCACGCGGCAAGGTAGCTTTAAGGCCAAATACCGTTCGAATTCGCGACTTGGGTCCGATGGTGATTCCCTTGTTAATGGCACTGTTCCAACGTGCAGAGGATATGACCATTGCGATGGAAATGCGTAAAGTTAGAGAGCACTCTTTGCTAGGAGCACGCTCTTCGTTATTGGTATGGTCCAAGCGTGATACCTGGATTAGCATGGTTGGCCTCATTGGTTTTGTACTATTAATATGGATTCGCGAATGA
- a CDS encoding biotin transporter BioY: protein MKLSLRGIVFSALMAAILVLFGYISIPIGFSPVPITLQTLAVMLAGGLLGPLYGFLSVTMVVLLTALGFPLLHGTGGLAVLLGPTGGYVMMWPISALLIGLLLARINIKGVTGFILAFIIFEVFGSLLVYVSGVPWLAYAYKMDLPEAMIQGFYPYIIGDLIKAVFATIIIAPVRMVFPPQRLTGNMHSTVVKAES from the coding sequence ATGAAATTATCTTTGCGAGGCATTGTATTCAGTGCACTTATGGCTGCAATATTAGTACTTTTTGGTTACATAAGCATTCCTATTGGCTTCTCCCCTGTACCGATCACATTACAAACCCTGGCTGTTATGTTGGCTGGAGGGTTACTTGGCCCACTCTATGGGTTCCTAAGTGTCACAATGGTTGTTCTGCTTACTGCGCTTGGCTTCCCTTTACTGCACGGGACAGGAGGACTTGCGGTGCTACTTGGACCTACCGGAGGATATGTGATGATGTGGCCAATCTCCGCATTATTAATTGGACTGCTGCTTGCACGAATCAACATCAAAGGTGTCACAGGATTTATACTCGCTTTTATCATATTTGAGGTATTTGGTTCACTGCTAGTCTATGTCTCAGGGGTTCCTTGGCTTGCATATGCTTACAAAATGGATCTGCCTGAGGCTATGATTCAAGGATTCTATCCTTACATTATTGGAGATCTGATCAAAGCTGTATTTGCCACAATTATCATCGCACCTGTGCGCATGGTATTCCCACCTCAACGCCTCACAGGTAACATGCATTCAACGGTTGTAAAAGCGGAATCTTAA
- a CDS encoding SDR family NAD(P)-dependent oxidoreductase, whose product MKKTVFVTGANKGIGYEIVKQLGEAGWKVILGARSLERGKAAVSELTSRGLDVEFVQIDMCDLKSIEQAADTIHKTHPTINLLINNAGMPGAFSQSFTDTKEEALRNAFEVNFFGTFRLNQRLFPLIKDNEGTIINVSTDMASLDHMQNAEFTLNAFDYNSSKTANSAMTLSMAYEVRNSRAQVFAVTPGFTSTDLNGNAEGGKSKEAGAAIIVRYATDGKRHNGEFLDENGVYPW is encoded by the coding sequence ATGAAAAAGACTGTCTTTGTCACCGGAGCCAATAAAGGAATTGGATATGAAATCGTCAAACAGTTAGGTGAAGCAGGCTGGAAAGTTATCCTTGGTGCACGCAGTCTCGAACGGGGGAAAGCGGCTGTTTCCGAGTTAACTTCCAGGGGGTTAGATGTAGAATTTGTACAAATCGACATGTGTGACTTAAAGAGCATTGAGCAGGCAGCAGATACCATTCATAAGACTCATCCCACAATAAACCTTTTGATTAACAACGCGGGTATGCCGGGTGCTTTTTCTCAATCCTTCACGGATACAAAAGAGGAAGCCCTGCGGAACGCCTTCGAAGTGAACTTTTTCGGCACTTTCCGTTTGAATCAGCGATTGTTTCCGTTAATCAAAGATAATGAAGGCACAATCATTAATGTATCGACCGACATGGCTTCTCTGGACCATATGCAAAATGCGGAATTTACTTTAAATGCCTTCGACTATAACTCATCCAAAACGGCCAACAGTGCCATGACACTTTCGATGGCTTATGAAGTCAGAAACAGCAGGGCCCAAGTCTTTGCGGTAACACCGGGATTCACGTCAACGGATCTTAACGGCAATGCCGAAGGCGGTAAATCAAAAGAAGCCGGCGCTGCAATTATCGTGCGCTATGCGACGGATGGTAAACGACATAACGGAGAATTCCTAGATGAAAATGGTGTGTACCCTTGGTAA